In Myxococcota bacterium, a single window of DNA contains:
- a CDS encoding D-2-hydroxyacid dehydrogenase: protein MKQRGLLVSELVARDCADALARRAPDLVPVVVRGELDAEALATVEAAFFSGDLYPDHMGPFLRWVSNAPELRWLHSFSAGVDNPFFQGLLNRGVRVTTSSGANARAVAQLGALFLLALARELPARLDAQRARRWERRRVRDLEDARLVVLGMGPIGAEIARLGTALGMKALGLRRTPRGDEPCPTWPLERLDEALAGADFLALALPLTPETRGLLGRDRLARLPRGACLVNVGRGELIDESALVEALQSGQLAGAGLDVFETEPLPETSPLWNLPNVLVTPHDGGFTPASRRHAVTHFLENLSRWTEGAPLVNEAAASASDTEDGNGSG from the coding sequence TTGAAGCAACGCGGACTGCTGGTCTCCGAGCTCGTCGCGCGCGACTGCGCCGATGCGCTGGCCCGGCGCGCGCCCGACCTCGTCCCGGTGGTGGTACGCGGCGAGCTCGACGCCGAGGCCCTCGCGACGGTAGAAGCGGCATTCTTCAGTGGCGATCTCTACCCCGACCACATGGGTCCCTTCCTGCGCTGGGTTTCGAACGCGCCCGAGCTCCGTTGGCTCCACAGCTTCAGCGCCGGTGTCGACAACCCCTTCTTCCAGGGGCTGCTGAACCGCGGCGTCCGCGTCACCACGTCTTCCGGTGCGAACGCCCGGGCCGTTGCCCAGCTCGGTGCCCTCTTCTTGCTCGCCCTCGCCCGCGAGCTTCCCGCTCGGCTCGACGCCCAGCGTGCCCGGCGTTGGGAGCGAAGGCGCGTGCGCGACCTCGAGGACGCCCGCCTGGTCGTGCTCGGCATGGGTCCGATCGGGGCGGAGATCGCGCGCCTGGGCACGGCGCTCGGCATGAAGGCGCTCGGACTGCGACGCACGCCGCGCGGAGACGAACCCTGCCCGACCTGGCCCTTGGAGCGGCTGGACGAAGCGCTCGCCGGAGCCGACTTCCTCGCCCTGGCCCTCCCGCTCACGCCCGAGACGCGCGGGCTGCTCGGCCGCGACCGCCTCGCACGCCTGCCCCGCGGCGCCTGCCTCGTGAATGTCGGGCGAGGCGAGCTCATCGACGAGAGCGCCCTCGTCGAGGCGCTCCAGAGCGGGCAGCTCGCCGGCGCTGGCCTGGACGTCTTCGAGACCGAGCCCCTGCCCGAGACCAGCCCGCTGTGGAACCTCCCCAACGTGCTCGTGACCCCCCACGACGGGGGCTTCACGCCGGCCAGTCGTCGCCACGCGGTGACCCACTTCCTCGAGAACCTGTCGCGCTGGACCGAGGGGGCGCCCCTCGTGAACGAGGCAGCCGCCAGCGCGTCCGACACGGAGGATGGAAACGGAAGCGGGTAG
- a CDS encoding class II aldolase/adducin family protein — translation MTERRDLPTIPSLREAVSEAEWQTRVDLAASYRLVAREGWDDLLSTHISARVPEEPHHFLINPYGLLFSQITASSLIKVDYQGNRLSESPFPHNPAAITIHAAVLEARSDVASVLHMHSIAGTAVSTLREGLLPINQRALYFQDVLAYHDYEGLALDDAERESLVRDLGECWVMILRNHGTLACGRSVAQAYVNAFFLEKACQMQVQTLSCGAPLQPLPPDVIRKVPEQAKHMAHWGRFEWPALCAALDREDPSYRD, via the coding sequence ATGACCGAGCGCCGCGACCTGCCGACGATTCCCTCGCTGCGCGAAGCCGTGTCCGAAGCAGAGTGGCAGACGCGCGTCGATCTCGCCGCGTCCTACCGTCTGGTGGCGCGCGAGGGTTGGGACGATCTGCTCTCCACCCACATCTCGGCAAGGGTTCCCGAGGAGCCGCACCACTTCCTGATCAATCCCTACGGGCTGCTCTTCTCGCAGATCACGGCCTCGAGCTTGATCAAGGTCGACTACCAGGGGAACCGGCTCAGCGAATCGCCGTTTCCGCACAACCCCGCCGCGATCACGATCCACGCCGCCGTCCTCGAAGCGCGCAGCGACGTCGCGTCGGTGCTGCACATGCATTCGATCGCCGGCACCGCGGTGTCGACCCTGCGCGAAGGGCTCCTGCCGATCAACCAGCGCGCGCTCTACTTCCAGGACGTGCTCGCCTACCACGACTACGAAGGACTCGCGCTCGACGACGCCGAGCGGGAGAGTCTGGTCCGCGACCTGGGTGAATGCTGGGTGATGATCCTGCGCAACCACGGCACGCTCGCCTGTGGTCGCAGCGTCGCACAGGCCTACGTGAACGCCTTCTTCCTGGAGAAGGCCTGCCAGATGCAAGTGCAGACCCTCTCCTGTGGCGCGCCCCTGCAGCCGCTGCCGCCCGACGTGATCCGCAAGGTGCCCGAGCAGGCGAAGCACATGGCGCACTGGGGGCGCTTCGAGTGGCCCGCGCTCTGCGCGGCGCTCGACCGGGAAGATCCCTCTTACCGCGACTGA